The genomic DNA TTTCAAATCATCGCCACCGATGTTGATGCCATCGAGCACAATGCCGACCGCCGGATGGCCTCTGGCATCATTGAACGCATTGGCGGGGAGGCCGTTCTCACGTTTCGGGTGGACGGCAAGGTTTCCCGGCAAACGGCCCCAGTCCGCGACCATCGGCAGGCCGTCGAGCAAATCCTTCGCTGGGCTTGCTCGGGCGAATCGGGCATTGCCCAAGTTCAAAGCGTTGCCGACATTCATGCGGTCGGCCATCGCGTCGTTCACGGGGGGGAGTGTTTTACCCACTCGACGCTGATCACTGATGAGGTCATTCGCGGGATCGAGGCGTGCATTGACCTAGCCCCGCTCCACAACCCGGCGAATCTGAAGGGCATTCGGGCCGGGTCGGAAGTTTTCGGTCCAGGTTTTCCGCAAGTGGCGGTGTTCGATACGGCCTTTCATCAAACCCTGAGCGAGACGGCCTATCTCTACGCCCTGCCTTATCAAATGTATCGCCGCCACAAGCTGCGCCGGTATGGTTTCCACGGCACATCGTTTCGTTACGTCGCTTTTCGCTATCGCCAACTGACCGACAAATCGCGTGAAGATACCAACATCGTCGCCCTGCACTTGGGAAACGGCTGTTCCGCCTGCGCCATCAAGGCTGGGGCTTCGGTGGATACCTCGATGGGCTTCACACCACTCGAGGGGCTGATGATGGGCACGCGCGCCGGCGACCTCGATCCGTCCCTAGTGGATTTCCTCGAAATGAAGGAAGGGTTTACGGCGCGGGAAATCGAAGCCCTGCTCAACAAGCAATCCGGGCTGCTGGGCGTGTCCGGTCTGACCAATGACATGCGCGACCTCCTCGACGAAATCCACGAGCATGACGACCGGCGCGCCAAAATTGCCGTGAGTATGTTCTGTTATCGGGCCAAGAAATACATCGGCGCCTACTTGGCGGCGATGGGTGGGGCCGACGCCGTGGTGTTTACCGGCGGCATCGGGGAAAACGCGGCGGAAGTTCGCGCGCGCATTTGCGAAGGGTTGGAATGGTTTGGGCTGACGTTGGATTCGGCGCGGAATCAGGAAACGGTCAATCGGCGGGAGGGCATCATCAGCCAAGATGGCAGCCGGCTGATGGCCTATGTCATTCCGACCGATGAGGAATTGCTCATCGCCCGTGACACAGCCCGCTGTGTGGCAGGCGTCCCCAATCCTTACTAACCGACCGCTGGCCTTCGCAGTGCCCAAGAAGCGTATGCCAGCTCACAAACGACACTAGGCAAAGGCAAGGTGGCATGTTAGCGTGCGGCCGTGTTACACCGCACTCTGTTTTCAGGAGAAAATCAAATCCCATGTTGACCCGTTGCTTACAAGTGTTGACGACAACAGCGCTCGGTTTGATGGTCGCCGCCGGATTTGCCGTTTCCAGTGGCTGTAGTTCGGAAGAAAAAAAGCCGGCCGCGCCACCACCGGTTCAAAAGGAGCAGCCACCACCGCCGGCGCCGGAGCCGCCCAAGCCGTCCCCGGAAGACATTCAGCTCCAAAGCGCAATTGATGCCGCGCTACAGAAAGCCAAGCTCACCGGGGTGACGGTAACGG from Chloracidobacterium validum includes the following:
- a CDS encoding acetate/propionate family kinase; this translates as MNILVLNCGSSSVKFQIIATDVDAIEHNADRRMASGIIERIGGEAVLTFRVDGKVSRQTAPVRDHRQAVEQILRWACSGESGIAQVQSVADIHAVGHRVVHGGECFTHSTLITDEVIRGIEACIDLAPLHNPANLKGIRAGSEVFGPGFPQVAVFDTAFHQTLSETAYLYALPYQMYRRHKLRRYGFHGTSFRYVAFRYRQLTDKSREDTNIVALHLGNGCSACAIKAGASVDTSMGFTPLEGLMMGTRAGDLDPSLVDFLEMKEGFTAREIEALLNKQSGLLGVSGLTNDMRDLLDEIHEHDDRRAKIAVSMFCYRAKKYIGAYLAAMGGADAVVFTGGIGENAAEVRARICEGLEWFGLTLDSARNQETVNRREGIISQDGSRLMAYVIPTDEELLIARDTARCVAGVPNPY